A single Sphingomonas sp. IW22 DNA region contains:
- a CDS encoding TadE/TadG family type IV pilus assembly protein, whose protein sequence is MKRRLSSLAGARDGVTVVEFAMIAPVFFLLLMGLFEFGHTLYMESALEGALQKAARDSTLEANTADERIALIDQSVRDQVKLLNNKADPDIKRRFYRTFSDAAAAKAEDWDDTNDNKTCDNGELYEDANHNNVWDADGGNEGQGGAKDATVVTVTVTYPPMFPLKKLLGIDNTDDTRIVARTVLKNQPYTSQGSYDAPVLRSCPA, encoded by the coding sequence ATGAAGCGGCGCCTGTCGTCGCTGGCTGGCGCGCGCGATGGCGTGACCGTCGTCGAATTCGCGATGATCGCGCCTGTCTTCTTCCTGCTTCTGATGGGTTTGTTCGAATTCGGCCACACGCTTTACATGGAGTCGGCTCTCGAGGGCGCTCTGCAAAAGGCAGCTCGCGATTCGACGCTGGAGGCAAACACCGCGGACGAGCGAATCGCGCTGATCGACCAGAGCGTCCGCGATCAGGTGAAATTGCTGAACAACAAGGCTGACCCCGATATCAAACGACGTTTCTATCGCACCTTTTCCGATGCCGCAGCCGCCAAGGCAGAGGACTGGGACGACACGAACGACAACAAGACGTGCGATAACGGCGAGTTGTATGAGGACGCCAACCACAACAATGTCTGGGATGCCGATGGCGGCAATGAGGGTCAGGGCGGCGCCAAGGATGCGACGGTGGTGACGGTTACCGTCACCTATCCACCAATGTTTCCGCTCAAGAAGCTTTTGGGCATCGATAACACCGATGACACGCGGATCGTGGCGCGCACCGTTCTGAAAAACCAGCCTTACACCAGCCAGGGCAGCTACGACGCACCCGTCCTGCGGAGCTGCCCCGCATGA
- a CDS encoding TadE/TadG family type IV pilus assembly protein: MALIEFALVLPLLLLLGMTGLELTNYIITRMRVSQIALHVADNAARIGTGSLLQEKTISEVDINDLLTGAGYQAGRMDLYDHGRVIVSSIENDPNHAGRYRIRWQRCRGAKPYDSPYDNGKTNLAGVGPAGRQVIATPENATIWVEVAYDYQPLIGVDWAPNVEMTENASMMVRDRRALTPASNVDANRDGILEVQGVTPATC, encoded by the coding sequence TTGGCGCTGATTGAGTTCGCGCTGGTTCTGCCCTTGCTGCTGCTACTTGGAATGACCGGCCTGGAGCTGACGAATTACATCATTACGCGTATGCGGGTCAGCCAGATCGCCTTACATGTGGCCGACAATGCCGCACGCATTGGTACAGGCTCGCTGCTTCAGGAAAAGACCATCAGCGAGGTGGATATCAACGACCTGCTGACGGGCGCGGGCTATCAGGCCGGTCGCATGGATCTGTACGATCACGGCCGGGTGATCGTGTCCAGCATCGAGAACGACCCGAACCACGCCGGCCGCTATCGCATCCGCTGGCAGCGTTGCCGCGGCGCGAAGCCGTATGATTCGCCCTATGACAACGGCAAAACCAATCTCGCTGGTGTCGGCCCGGCAGGACGCCAGGTCATTGCCACGCCTGAAAACGCGACGATCTGGGTCGAGGTTGCCTATGATTACCAGCCGCTGATCGGCGTGGATTGGGCGCCCAATGTCGAGATGACCGAGAACGCGTCCATGATGGTGCGCGATCGACGGGCTTTAACGCCGGCGTCCAACGTCGATGCCAATCGCGACGGCATATTGGAGGTGCAGGGCGTCACCCCTGCCACCTGCTGA
- a CDS encoding sensor histidine kinase, with protein sequence MAVVEEAPSDTPPPGGDPIGYRLQQQRILAEFGMEALRSRDIAAMLQRATELAARGMAVHFCKFLSAPDAERRMRVVAGVGWRSGVVGHATLGGDNESPAGFAYSKGEPVISNHLEQEERFRTPDLMAEHGIRRAINVLVEADGERYGVLEVDSEDDGQFDADDLAFMQGFANLIGVAIERQQAEARLAASVEHQELLVREASHRVKNSLALVSAMLTLQMQSDDDPRVARLLGDAQARITAIAQTHDQLWRGARVGIVALDDLACGLASALGEQAPRHVIACDAEPIELSADSAIPLGLILTELVTNAIKYAYPEGKGGRIEVSIARRSGRIEMVVEDEGLGLPADFDLKSQSRNSLGTRMIVSLTRQLGGEMDMGRRAGDSGTRAVLSFPEPAA encoded by the coding sequence GTGGCCGTGGTCGAAGAAGCGCCGTCCGATACCCCGCCGCCGGGCGGGGATCCGATCGGGTATCGCCTGCAGCAACAGCGCATCCTTGCCGAATTCGGCATGGAGGCGCTGCGCTCGCGCGATATCGCGGCGATGCTGCAACGCGCGACCGAATTGGCTGCGCGGGGTATGGCGGTGCATTTCTGCAAGTTCCTGTCCGCGCCCGATGCGGAACGGCGGATGCGCGTGGTGGCTGGCGTCGGCTGGCGCTCCGGCGTTGTTGGACACGCGACGCTGGGCGGCGACAATGAATCGCCCGCGGGCTTTGCCTATTCCAAAGGCGAGCCGGTCATCTCGAACCATCTGGAACAGGAAGAGCGGTTCCGCACCCCTGACCTGATGGCCGAACACGGCATCCGCCGCGCGATCAACGTGCTGGTCGAGGCGGACGGCGAGCGTTACGGGGTCCTTGAAGTCGACAGCGAGGATGACGGTCAGTTCGACGCCGACGATCTTGCCTTCATGCAGGGTTTCGCCAACCTGATCGGCGTCGCGATCGAGCGGCAACAGGCCGAAGCGCGGCTGGCCGCATCGGTGGAGCATCAGGAACTGCTGGTGCGCGAGGCCAGCCACCGGGTGAAGAACAGCCTGGCGCTGGTGTCGGCCATGCTGACGCTTCAAATGCAGTCGGACGACGATCCCCGCGTCGCGCGGCTGCTGGGCGACGCGCAGGCGCGCATCACCGCCATTGCCCAGACCCATGATCAGCTGTGGCGCGGTGCGCGGGTCGGCATCGTCGCGCTGGACGATCTGGCGTGTGGCCTGGCCAGCGCCTTGGGCGAACAGGCGCCCCGCCACGTGATCGCATGCGATGCCGAGCCGATCGAGCTGAGCGCCGATTCGGCCATCCCGCTGGGCCTGATCCTGACCGAGCTGGTCACCAACGCGATCAAATATGCTTATCCCGAAGGGAAGGGCGGCCGGATCGAGGTCAGCATCGCGCGCCGCAGCGGCCGGATCGAAATGGTGGTCGAGGACGAAGGACTGGGCTTGCCCGCCGATTTCGATCTGAAGAGCCAGTCGCGAAACAGCCTTGGCACGCGCATGATCGTCAGCCTGACCCGTCAGCTGGGCGGTGAGATGGACATGGGGCGTCGCGCAGGGGATTCGGGCACCCGCGCGGTGTTGAGCTTCCCCGAACCGGCGGCGTAA